One Microbacterium trichothecenolyticum DNA window includes the following coding sequences:
- a CDS encoding ATP-binding cassette domain-containing protein, with translation MTTSSTRTPAVRAEGLVKTFGSNRAVDGVDLVVEAGTVYGVLGPNGAGKTTTISMLTTLLRPDGGRAEIFGHDVAREPHVVRQLIGLTGQFASVDEKLSATENLMIFGRLLGLSRADARRKASELLEEFGLTEAASRPLAKFSGGMRRRLDLAASLIAQPPLIFLDEPTTGLDPRTRGQMWDTIRRLVASGSTVVLTTQYLDEADQLADRIAVIDRGRVVAEGTALELKASVGQASLVLRLKPGSDLETARATVGRVLDATAIVSPEAARLTVPMSDPDQVTDLLVAFREEGLHLSEFSVQQPTLDEVFLTLTGSGVPSDDTAARESADDLEGVRS, from the coding sequence ATGACCACTTCATCCACCCGCACTCCCGCGGTCCGAGCCGAAGGGCTCGTCAAGACGTTCGGCTCGAACAGAGCCGTCGACGGCGTCGATCTCGTCGTCGAAGCCGGCACGGTCTACGGCGTGCTCGGCCCCAACGGTGCCGGCAAGACCACCACCATCAGCATGCTGACGACGCTCCTGCGTCCCGACGGCGGCCGGGCCGAGATCTTCGGCCACGACGTCGCGCGCGAACCGCATGTCGTGCGCCAGCTCATCGGCCTGACCGGGCAGTTCGCCTCGGTCGATGAGAAGCTCTCGGCCACCGAGAACCTCATGATCTTCGGGCGCCTCCTTGGCCTCTCCCGTGCCGACGCCCGTCGCAAGGCGAGCGAGCTGCTCGAGGAGTTCGGCCTGACCGAGGCGGCATCCCGTCCGCTCGCGAAGTTCTCCGGCGGCATGCGTCGACGCCTCGATCTCGCGGCCTCCCTCATCGCGCAGCCGCCGCTGATCTTCCTCGACGAGCCGACCACGGGTCTCGACCCCCGCACGCGCGGACAGATGTGGGACACGATCCGCCGGCTCGTGGCATCCGGATCCACCGTCGTGCTCACCACGCAGTACCTCGACGAGGCCGACCAGCTCGCCGACCGCATCGCCGTCATCGACCGCGGACGCGTCGTCGCCGAGGGCACGGCTCTCGAGCTCAAGGCGTCGGTCGGGCAGGCCTCGCTCGTCCTGCGGCTGAAGCCCGGATCCGACCTCGAAACCGCTCGCGCCACGGTCGGACGGGTCCTGGATGCCACGGCCATCGTCTCGCCGGAGGCGGCGCGCCTCACGGTGCCGATGTCCGACCCCGACCAGGTCACCGACCTGCTCGTGGCCTTCCGCGAGGAGGGCCTGCACCTGAGCGAGTTCAGCGTGCAGCAGCCCACCCTCGACGAGGTCTTCCTCACCCTCACCGGCTCGGGTGTACCGAGCGACGACACCGCGGCGCGCGAGAGCGCCGACGACCTGGAAGGAGTCCGCTCATGA
- a CDS encoding ABC transporter permease, with protein MSALTLDRDLPRTASLAQTLRNTLTMAGRGLLKIRRTPEQLIDVTVQPILFTLMFTYIFGGAIAGDVQSYLPIIIPGILVQTVITTSVVTGTQLREDMDKGVFDRFRSLPIARIAPLSGALLADTVRYAIATVLTFTMGFIMGLRPEGGIWAVGAAGLLVIACSWAISWIFAFFGVIARSASSVQGISMLILFPLTFLSNAFVPSNTMPSWLQWFVDVNPVSHLVTAVRDLVNTGTAGSDVVVSLIGAAVIVAIFAPLTVRAYMRKA; from the coding sequence ATGAGCGCCCTCACCCTCGACCGCGACCTGCCTCGCACCGCGAGCCTCGCGCAGACCCTGCGAAACACCCTCACCATGGCGGGCCGCGGGCTGCTGAAGATCCGCCGCACCCCCGAGCAGCTCATCGACGTGACGGTGCAGCCGATCCTGTTCACCCTGATGTTCACGTACATCTTCGGCGGCGCGATCGCCGGAGACGTGCAGAGCTACCTACCGATCATCATCCCCGGCATCCTCGTGCAGACCGTCATCACGACCTCGGTCGTGACGGGCACGCAGCTGCGCGAAGACATGGACAAGGGTGTGTTCGACCGGTTCCGGTCGCTGCCGATCGCGCGCATCGCGCCCTTGTCGGGGGCGTTGCTCGCCGACACCGTCCGCTATGCCATCGCCACCGTGCTGACGTTCACGATGGGCTTCATCATGGGTCTGCGTCCCGAGGGGGGCATCTGGGCCGTGGGCGCCGCGGGCCTGCTCGTCATCGCGTGCTCGTGGGCGATCAGCTGGATCTTCGCGTTCTTCGGCGTCATCGCGCGCAGCGCCTCGAGCGTGCAGGGCATCTCGATGCTCATCCTGTTCCCGCTGACGTTCCTGTCGAACGCCTTCGTGCCCTCGAACACGATGCCGTCGTGGCTGCAGTGGTTCGTCGACGTGAACCCGGTCTCGCACCTGGTCACCGCGGTGCGCGACCTCGTGAACACCGGCACGGCGGGCTCCGACGTGGTCGTCTCGCTCATCGGCGCGGCGGTGATCGTGGCGATCTTCGCGCCGTTGACGGTGCGCGCCTACATGCGCAAGGCGTGA
- a CDS encoding nSTAND1 domain-containing NTPase, which produces MTDPSPMSTRRARFERALTGGREAVAAELDRVRRSRGLSYRDLARQTGVVIATLQGWLSGRYVPQVGMREKFWRLAVVLDVADRAGVDGGVGIVDWWNALRDNGSRAREAYGGSPYPGMRPFDLSTAAEYAGRGDAREALRERIERRLNGEEPPILLLTGRSGVGKSSLVAAAVSTVTPARSAVIVWPSPAAETALSAAREQTEDAPDIIVLDQAESLWTLPDAALATRLLDDLAFVQEHCANTAVIVVARADAMASLTDVAVLRDALERHSFVLGPITADDAREIVVEPTARRGVSLAPELVEMILSDVGVKGHAANAPVAESLVGALPLLSQTMRTLWDQRADPTRIDAADYVRTGSVATSIESAAESAYDRLSPEAQAACWPVLREMLRLDTAPPSRRAVARTRFGDTASVEVISTLREAHLLITDDTEVVIAHDLILRAWPRLDAWLASAHEWSIARRMLARYAVFWDESGRPADLLNAGNALGIIEAQQHDAGSPADAALSLTEHEFVEASRDAHEGRLRAANAENARLRSSRRRLRAAILVAAVSLVVSLILGGVAGSTAVSLDAASTDYRSQELAARAQVVSETMPAEGAQLAIAAHAVRSNQTTDSNLLSLTAQPQPRRLTSTEGPGALATIDGVIAQGGAEHTVRLIDADTGAIRATITTPQSHTYALDLVDAGGRRLLAATGEDVAGDPAQACVWNVAGVPQLVGCVTVPSKSDSVTILPDGSGALFGGADGTIQRLQITPTATRVLTPIDGPRRDDGSTPTAVMGLASAGRTVLAAGRDGTIATLTDPLGDARWSAPAVVPARAQSVTLSDDGSRFAIPTQAFTLALGAVDPDGAPQLTATAHGFESWANSATFLADGGVAGVASDQTLRIFTSDGVLVKTQLLSSLPTSVVRSGTMLATYMVNGTTTLWPNGSLPMASSRGRVFDIATDAAGTRTVATLGSGDGILHVTRLLQDGTRKDLSVPDPHILTRYGVAVSPDGRFVVSAGYGAVLVWRVGEDALSDPTVLTDVLPGALMTEVDYSPDGTRIAVGDQSMDHVVILGIEDDPEAPGAGVRLSMQSRVPVTTGGSMAFSDDDTLVIDDGTRSLLVWDLVRGVPVGSVAFGDVQPVAIARRPSHPGQIAYTTESLQVGIVDVSDPSSPRMLASVAGLTATPRDVAFSSDGSRLSIATVDHVEVREVSENGQSIGPIDLTLTGPMRTEITSAKFVSGDSKMVASTFAGLLWWWDLDASRAVATICSQVGDPLQIAEATSLAPSIPENITMCG; this is translated from the coding sequence ATGACCGACCCGTCCCCCATGTCCACTCGTCGCGCACGTTTCGAACGCGCTCTCACGGGCGGGAGGGAGGCCGTCGCCGCAGAGCTCGACCGGGTGCGCCGCTCCCGCGGACTGTCGTACCGCGACCTCGCCCGACAGACAGGTGTCGTCATCGCGACGCTGCAGGGCTGGTTGAGCGGACGCTACGTTCCCCAGGTCGGAATGCGCGAGAAGTTCTGGCGCCTCGCGGTGGTCCTCGACGTCGCCGACCGTGCGGGGGTTGACGGCGGTGTGGGCATCGTGGACTGGTGGAACGCTCTGCGCGACAACGGCAGTCGCGCGCGGGAGGCGTACGGAGGCTCGCCCTACCCGGGGATGCGTCCCTTCGATCTTTCGACCGCGGCCGAGTACGCGGGACGGGGCGACGCACGAGAGGCGCTCCGCGAGCGGATCGAACGACGACTGAACGGTGAGGAGCCACCGATCCTGCTCCTGACAGGTCGCTCCGGGGTCGGCAAGTCGTCGCTGGTGGCTGCGGCGGTCTCCACCGTGACGCCTGCGCGTTCCGCCGTCATCGTGTGGCCGTCCCCGGCGGCCGAGACCGCCCTCTCGGCTGCACGAGAACAGACGGAAGATGCGCCCGACATCATCGTCCTCGACCAGGCGGAGAGCCTCTGGACGCTTCCGGATGCCGCTCTCGCCACGCGGCTGCTCGACGACCTCGCCTTCGTCCAGGAGCACTGCGCGAACACCGCCGTCATCGTGGTCGCGCGTGCCGACGCGATGGCGTCTCTGACCGATGTCGCCGTGCTCCGGGACGCCCTCGAACGCCACAGTTTCGTTCTGGGGCCGATTACGGCAGACGACGCGCGCGAGATCGTCGTAGAACCGACCGCACGTCGAGGCGTGTCGCTGGCGCCCGAGCTGGTCGAGATGATCTTGTCCGACGTGGGTGTGAAAGGTCATGCCGCAAACGCCCCCGTAGCGGAGTCTCTCGTGGGCGCTCTGCCTCTGTTGTCGCAAACGATGCGCACGCTCTGGGATCAGCGAGCCGATCCGACGCGCATAGACGCCGCCGATTACGTGCGTACGGGCAGCGTGGCCACCTCGATCGAATCCGCTGCCGAATCCGCTTACGACCGGCTCTCGCCCGAAGCACAAGCCGCATGCTGGCCGGTGCTCCGCGAGATGCTGAGGCTCGACACGGCGCCCCCGAGCCGCCGCGCCGTCGCGCGCACGCGCTTCGGCGACACGGCATCCGTCGAGGTGATCTCGACCCTCCGCGAGGCGCACCTGCTCATCACCGACGACACGGAGGTGGTGATCGCGCACGACCTCATCCTTCGCGCCTGGCCGCGGCTCGACGCCTGGCTCGCCTCGGCGCACGAGTGGAGCATCGCCCGACGAATGCTGGCTCGCTATGCCGTGTTCTGGGACGAGTCGGGGCGTCCTGCAGACCTGCTCAACGCCGGCAACGCCCTCGGCATCATCGAAGCGCAGCAGCATGACGCAGGCTCCCCCGCCGATGCAGCCCTGTCGCTCACCGAGCACGAGTTCGTCGAGGCGAGCAGAGATGCGCACGAGGGACGGTTGCGGGCCGCGAACGCAGAGAATGCGCGTCTGCGTTCCTCCCGGCGCAGACTCCGCGCCGCGATCCTCGTGGCCGCCGTCTCACTGGTGGTCTCGCTCATACTCGGGGGCGTAGCCGGCTCCACGGCCGTGAGCCTGGATGCCGCGAGCACCGACTACCGCAGCCAGGAGCTGGCCGCACGCGCCCAGGTGGTCTCCGAGACGATGCCGGCAGAGGGAGCTCAGCTCGCCATCGCCGCGCACGCCGTGCGGAGCAACCAGACCACGGATTCGAACCTGCTCTCCCTGACGGCCCAACCCCAACCGCGACGGCTGACATCCACGGAGGGGCCGGGAGCTCTGGCAACGATCGACGGGGTGATCGCGCAGGGTGGGGCAGAGCACACCGTGCGACTGATCGATGCCGATACCGGCGCGATCCGCGCCACCATCACGACGCCGCAGTCCCACACGTACGCCCTCGATCTGGTCGATGCGGGCGGACGACGGCTTCTCGCAGCCACGGGTGAGGACGTCGCGGGCGACCCCGCGCAGGCGTGCGTATGGAACGTCGCCGGCGTCCCCCAACTCGTCGGATGCGTCACGGTGCCGTCGAAGTCCGACTCGGTGACGATCCTCCCGGACGGGAGCGGCGCTCTCTTCGGTGGTGCAGACGGCACGATCCAACGTCTCCAGATCACACCGACCGCGACGCGCGTGCTGACGCCCATCGACGGTCCTCGTCGCGACGACGGAAGCACACCGACGGCGGTGATGGGCCTCGCGTCGGCCGGCAGGACGGTGCTCGCGGCCGGGCGCGACGGCACCATCGCGACGCTCACCGACCCCCTGGGCGACGCTCGGTGGTCAGCTCCCGCCGTCGTCCCCGCCCGGGCGCAGTCCGTGACGTTGTCGGACGACGGCTCACGCTTCGCGATCCCGACGCAGGCTTTCACCCTTGCACTGGGTGCCGTCGACCCTGATGGCGCACCGCAGCTGACCGCCACCGCCCACGGTTTCGAGTCGTGGGCGAACTCCGCGACGTTCCTCGCCGACGGAGGTGTGGCAGGGGTCGCGTCGGATCAGACGCTGCGCATCTTCACGTCGGACGGCGTCCTCGTCAAAACACAACTGCTGTCGTCTCTGCCGACCTCGGTGGTTCGCTCGGGAACGATGCTCGCGACTTACATGGTCAACGGAACGACGACACTGTGGCCGAACGGCTCCCTGCCGATGGCATCGTCGCGGGGACGTGTGTTCGACATCGCGACAGATGCTGCGGGCACCCGCACCGTGGCGACGCTCGGCTCCGGGGACGGCATCCTGCACGTCACTCGGCTGCTGCAGGACGGTACGAGGAAGGACCTGTCCGTCCCCGATCCTCATATCCTGACGCGCTACGGCGTGGCGGTCTCACCAGACGGACGCTTCGTCGTGAGCGCCGGGTATGGCGCAGTCCTCGTCTGGCGGGTGGGCGAGGATGCGCTGAGCGACCCGACGGTACTGACCGACGTCTTGCCCGGTGCCCTCATGACGGAGGTCGACTACTCGCCGGACGGCACACGTATCGCTGTCGGCGATCAATCGATGGACCACGTGGTCATCCTGGGGATCGAGGATGATCCTGAGGCCCCCGGCGCAGGTGTCCGACTGTCCATGCAGTCGCGGGTTCCCGTCACGACGGGCGGGTCCATGGCCTTCAGTGACGATGACACTCTCGTGATCGACGACGGGACGCGGTCTCTCCTCGTATGGGACCTGGTCCGCGGCGTCCCCGTCGGAAGCGTCGCCTTCGGCGACGTTCAGCCGGTCGCCATCGCGCGGCGGCCAAGCCACCCCGGGCAGATCGCTTACACCACGGAGAGCCTCCAGGTCGGCATCGTGGACGTCTCCGACCCGTCGTCACCGCGCATGCTCGCCTCGGTCGCGGGACTGACCGCCACCCCTCGCGACGTCGCCTTCTCATCCGACGGCTCCCGTCTGTCGATTGCGACAGTGGACCACGTCGAGGTCCGAGAGGTCAGCGAGAACGGGCAGTCGATCGGTCCCATCGACCTCACCCTCACCGGTCCGATGCGCACAGAGATCACGTCGGCGAAGTTCGTGTCGGGAGACAGCAAGATGGTGGCATCCACTTTCGCCGGTCTGCTCTGGTGGTGGGACCTGGACGCGTCCCGCGCAGTCGCGACGATCTGCTCGCAGGTCGGCGACCCGTTGCAGATCGCCGAGGCGACGTCACTGGCGCCGTCTATCCCCGAGAACATCACGATGTGCGGGTGA
- a CDS encoding ATP-binding protein: protein MRVRFFGGLSVSTDAGDAVVPGRGQQSLLLRLAVDAGTTVSARALIEDLWPMDAPEDPRAALQSLVSRLRRSLPGASVSSTPGGYRLDLTRDDIDVTRFQDLVAEARATGDPARAREALALWTGEVWTPGDGFDWLRRDLLEDRAHAERLAASIPAPASTSVPSLPVAVTRLIGRADELDAIRERLTTDRLVTVLGPGGAGKTTLAVETARTVADSIVVELAPAASGDVWTAIAGAVGRRIRLPESSGPPLSAAERVAESVAGRTVVIVLDNCEHVVREAAEAALALLGMSAGVRVLATSREPLGIPGEAFVDLGPLPPDDAGALFAQRVRSARGHVPDDDERDTAQRIVRRLDGLPLAIELAAARARTLTLREIDEGLDDRFALLSNGPRLSSERHRTLRALIDWSWDTLTDGERVALQATAVFPDGIGASDTVAVARGFAMDAGTFDALVDRSLLVRREGRFRMLETVRDYGLDRLRRTGEEASFRARAADVLTDLAAHRDTIVRGPRLGEALAWFDANDENLTAALRARADSGNRLGGARLLRNLLWPWAVRERSEDLRRGVADFADAGAPLDDESVVVVEAVALFLAAFPEPGAAASITPAQYEARRLLLEAAAQRHPSEMTTLVAPLLRVAGSLLAAGEREHARTWQVDVTDDEIAARPPWTRAMLHALRAGAAQNSGDTATLGVESEIALTMFVELGDPWGTGFASQLRSEWLVLQDRLDEALTVIDRSTEAIRGLTSASDVLQQQTQAAGILLRLGRLDEARARSERITVAADADGSARSRAQALMTRAHVEVAAGDGEAALHAVEGVPLGPGFPDQVAAWRDAQRAQALLLLGRHDEARAALRTALPLAVGVRDHPIIAVVLLAVAGWNAATGRRDLAEEALARAAAIRGAADLRDPFLLWIRARLAELPAARTAGGTGIHVPLANVDVEALTALLA, encoded by the coding sequence GTGCGGGTGCGGTTCTTCGGCGGATTGAGCGTCTCCACGGACGCCGGGGATGCCGTGGTGCCCGGCCGCGGCCAGCAGAGCCTGCTCCTGCGTCTCGCCGTCGATGCCGGCACGACCGTGAGCGCTCGCGCGCTGATCGAGGACCTGTGGCCGATGGACGCCCCCGAGGATCCGCGCGCCGCTCTGCAGTCGCTCGTGTCGCGCCTGCGTCGCTCCCTCCCCGGAGCCTCGGTGTCGTCGACGCCCGGCGGATACCGCCTCGACCTCACGCGCGACGACATCGACGTGACACGCTTCCAAGACCTCGTCGCCGAGGCGCGCGCGACGGGCGATCCCGCCAGAGCACGCGAGGCGCTCGCGTTGTGGACGGGTGAGGTGTGGACCCCCGGTGACGGCTTCGACTGGCTGCGCCGCGACCTGCTCGAAGACCGCGCGCACGCGGAACGTCTCGCGGCGTCGATCCCCGCCCCGGCCTCCACGAGCGTGCCGTCCCTCCCGGTCGCCGTGACGCGCCTGATCGGTCGCGCCGACGAGCTCGACGCCATCCGGGAGCGTCTGACGACGGACCGCCTCGTCACCGTCCTCGGCCCGGGCGGTGCGGGCAAGACGACCCTCGCGGTCGAGACCGCCCGTACCGTCGCCGACTCGATCGTCGTCGAGCTCGCCCCGGCCGCCTCGGGAGACGTGTGGACGGCGATCGCGGGCGCCGTGGGTCGCCGCATCCGCCTGCCCGAGTCGTCGGGCCCGCCCCTGTCGGCAGCCGAGCGGGTGGCCGAGTCCGTCGCCGGGCGCACGGTCGTGATCGTGCTCGACAACTGCGAGCACGTGGTGCGCGAGGCGGCCGAGGCCGCCCTGGCCCTGCTCGGGATGAGCGCAGGCGTGCGGGTGCTCGCCACGAGCCGCGAGCCGCTCGGCATCCCGGGTGAGGCGTTCGTCGATCTCGGCCCCCTCCCGCCCGACGACGCCGGCGCCCTCTTCGCCCAGCGGGTGCGCTCCGCGCGAGGGCACGTGCCCGACGACGACGAGCGCGACACCGCGCAGCGCATCGTGCGCCGTCTCGACGGCCTGCCGCTCGCGATCGAGCTCGCCGCCGCGCGCGCCCGCACCCTCACGCTTCGCGAGATCGACGAGGGCCTCGACGACCGATTCGCGCTGCTGTCGAACGGGCCGCGACTCAGCTCCGAGCGGCACCGGACGCTGCGCGCCCTCATCGACTGGAGCTGGGACACCCTCACCGACGGTGAGCGCGTCGCCCTGCAAGCGACGGCCGTGTTCCCCGACGGTATCGGGGCGAGTGACACGGTCGCCGTGGCGCGCGGGTTCGCGATGGATGCCGGGACCTTCGACGCCCTCGTCGACCGCTCGCTGCTCGTGCGACGCGAGGGGCGCTTCCGCATGCTCGAGACCGTGCGCGACTACGGCCTCGACCGTCTGCGCCGCACAGGAGAAGAGGCGTCGTTCCGCGCCCGAGCCGCCGACGTGCTGACCGACCTCGCGGCGCACCGAGACACCATCGTGCGGGGACCGCGGCTCGGCGAGGCGCTGGCGTGGTTCGACGCCAACGACGAGAACCTCACCGCCGCGCTGCGCGCACGTGCCGACAGCGGTAACCGGCTCGGCGGTGCACGGCTGCTGCGCAACCTGCTCTGGCCCTGGGCGGTGCGCGAGCGCAGCGAAGATCTCCGGCGGGGCGTCGCCGACTTCGCCGACGCCGGTGCGCCGCTCGACGACGAGTCCGTCGTGGTGGTCGAGGCGGTCGCGCTGTTCCTGGCGGCATTCCCCGAGCCCGGCGCGGCGGCATCCATCACTCCCGCGCAGTACGAGGCGCGGCGGCTGCTGCTGGAGGCCGCGGCCCAGCGGCATCCGTCCGAGATGACGACGCTCGTCGCACCCCTGCTGCGCGTGGCCGGCTCGCTTCTGGCAGCCGGTGAGCGGGAGCACGCGCGCACCTGGCAGGTCGACGTCACCGACGACGAGATCGCCGCCCGTCCCCCGTGGACGCGGGCGATGCTGCACGCTCTGCGCGCGGGAGCGGCGCAGAATTCCGGCGACACCGCCACGCTCGGGGTGGAGAGCGAGATTGCGCTGACGATGTTCGTCGAGCTCGGCGACCCGTGGGGCACGGGCTTCGCGAGCCAGCTTCGCTCCGAATGGCTCGTGCTGCAAGACCGGCTCGACGAGGCGCTCACCGTGATCGATCGCTCCACCGAGGCGATCCGCGGCCTGACATCCGCGTCCGACGTCCTGCAGCAGCAGACGCAAGCCGCCGGCATCCTGCTGCGGCTGGGGCGCCTCGACGAGGCGCGGGCGAGGTCGGAGCGGATCACGGTTGCCGCGGATGCGGATGGCTCGGCGAGATCACGCGCGCAGGCGCTGATGACGCGGGCACACGTCGAAGTCGCGGCGGGCGACGGCGAGGCGGCGCTGCACGCGGTGGAGGGCGTCCCGCTGGGTCCAGGATTTCCCGACCAAGTCGCGGCGTGGCGTGACGCGCAGCGTGCGCAGGCTCTCCTCCTGCTCGGCCGTCACGACGAAGCCCGGGCGGCGCTGCGCACCGCACTGCCGCTGGCGGTGGGCGTGCGCGACCACCCGATCATCGCCGTGGTGCTGCTCGCCGTCGCGGGGTGGAACGCCGCCACCGGCCGCCGGGACTTGGCGGAGGAGGCACTGGCCCGTGCCGCTGCCATCCGCGGGGCCGCAGACCTGCGCGACCCTTTCCTGCTGTGGATACGCGCACGCCTTGCCGAGCTGCCCGCCGCGCGCACCGCAGGAGGCACCGGCATCCACGTCCCGCTCGCGAACGTAGATGTCGAGGCGCTCACGGCCCTGCTCGCGTGA
- a CDS encoding amidohydrolase family protein, with protein sequence MSARRAGEHVRHAAASVGDGAWRGRLAPGSAADVAVLDTDPFAEGSAAPLTSRVLTTVVAGRVVFADAEVRPG encoded by the coding sequence GTGTCGGCGAGACGCGCTGGCGAACATGTACGTCACGCGGCGGCGTCCGTGGGCGACGGCGCCTGGCGCGGGCGGCTGGCCCCGGGCTCCGCGGCCGACGTCGCGGTGCTCGATACCGACCCGTTCGCCGAGGGATCCGCGGCGCCGCTGACCTCGCGCGTTCTGACGACGGTGGTGGCGGGGAGGGTGGTGTTCGCCGACGCGGAGGTGCGCCCGGGCTGA
- a CDS encoding HhH-GPD-type base excision DNA repair protein, giving the protein MSLRITDDPAADDLLSSNPLALLIGMLLDQQVAMETAFAGPLKIQQRTGSMDAATIAHDDPEAFAAAFSQSPAVHRFPGSMAARVQALCAAVEQDWGGDAENLWTRDAPDGPTVLKRLKALPGFGEQKAKIFLALLGKQCGFDGDGWREAAAPYGEEGSFRSVADIVGPESLTKVREHKRAAKAAAKNGA; this is encoded by the coding sequence ATGAGCCTGCGCATCACCGACGACCCCGCCGCCGACGACCTGCTGTCCAGCAACCCGCTCGCCCTGCTGATCGGCATGCTGCTCGACCAGCAGGTGGCGATGGAGACCGCGTTCGCAGGGCCGCTGAAGATCCAGCAGCGCACGGGATCGATGGATGCCGCGACCATCGCGCACGACGATCCCGAAGCCTTCGCCGCCGCGTTCTCGCAGTCGCCGGCGGTGCACCGTTTCCCCGGTTCGATGGCCGCGCGGGTGCAGGCGCTGTGCGCCGCCGTCGAGCAGGACTGGGGAGGCGACGCCGAGAACCTCTGGACCCGTGACGCACCCGACGGCCCCACGGTTCTGAAGCGTTTGAAGGCGCTGCCGGGATTCGGCGAGCAGAAGGCGAAGATCTTCCTCGCCCTGCTCGGGAAGCAGTGCGGGTTCGACGGCGACGGATGGCGCGAGGCCGCGGCCCCGTACGGGGAGGAGGGGTCGTTCCGTTCGGTCGCCGACATCGTCGGCCCCGAGTCGCTGACGAAGGTGCGCGAGCACAAGCGCGCGGCGAAGGCGGCAGCCAAGAACGGCGCGTGA
- the hemE gene encoding uroporphyrinogen decarboxylase yields MASLDAPLLRALRGDRPERQPVWFMRQAGRSLPEYRELRVGTRMLDACLTPDLAAEITLQPIRRHDVDAAIFFSDIVVPLRLAGVDVVIEPGRGPVFADPVRTAADVDRITAIDPADVAAAAEPVREAARRVTAELGDAVPLIGFAGAPFTLAAYLVEGGPSKEHLRARGMMHADPDSWHRLAGWLARVSRAFLDAQIEGGAQAVQLFDSWAGSLSTATFREFIAPHSHEALEGIEVPRIHFGVGTGAFLDDMRLGGLADAVGVDWRMPLDEAAALVGPDVTLQGNIDPALLGAPWPVLAAHVDDVLARGRAARAHVLNLGHGVPPDTDPDVLTRIVAHAHGHDPAPRADALAAGDDTVGGARTHE; encoded by the coding sequence ATGGCCTCCCTCGACGCACCCCTGCTCCGTGCCCTCCGCGGCGATCGCCCCGAGCGGCAGCCGGTGTGGTTCATGCGCCAGGCGGGGCGCTCGCTGCCCGAGTACCGCGAGCTGCGGGTGGGCACGCGCATGCTCGACGCGTGCCTGACCCCCGACCTCGCCGCCGAGATCACGCTGCAGCCCATCCGACGCCACGACGTCGACGCCGCCATCTTCTTCAGCGACATCGTCGTGCCCCTGCGCCTCGCCGGTGTCGACGTCGTGATCGAGCCCGGTCGCGGCCCGGTCTTCGCCGACCCCGTGCGCACGGCGGCCGACGTGGACCGCATCACCGCGATCGACCCCGCCGACGTCGCCGCCGCCGCGGAACCCGTGCGCGAGGCCGCGCGTCGAGTCACCGCCGAGCTCGGCGACGCCGTGCCCCTCATCGGATTCGCCGGGGCGCCCTTCACGCTCGCCGCGTACCTCGTCGAGGGCGGCCCGAGCAAGGAGCACCTGCGCGCCCGCGGCATGATGCACGCCGACCCCGACTCGTGGCACCGCCTGGCCGGATGGCTCGCGAGGGTCTCGCGCGCGTTCCTCGACGCGCAGATCGAGGGCGGGGCGCAGGCCGTTCAGCTGTTCGACTCGTGGGCCGGCTCGCTCTCCACCGCCACGTTCCGCGAGTTCATCGCCCCGCACTCGCACGAGGCGCTCGAGGGCATCGAGGTGCCCCGCATCCACTTCGGCGTCGGTACAGGCGCGTTCCTCGACGACATGCGCCTGGGCGGCCTCGCCGACGCGGTCGGGGTGGACTGGCGGATGCCGCTCGACGAGGCCGCGGCCCTGGTCGGTCCCGACGTCACGCTGCAGGGCAACATCGACCCGGCGCTGCTCGGCGCTCCCTGGCCCGTGCTCGCGGCGCACGTCGACGACGTGCTCGCCCGCGGTCGCGCGGCACGCGCACACGTGTTGAACCTCGGTCACGGCGTGCCGCCCGACACCGACCCCGACGTGCTCACCCGCATCGTCGCTCACGCGCACGGGCACGACCCGGCCCCCCGCGCCGACGCTCTCGCCGCCGGCGACGACACGGTCGGCGGGGCGCGCACGCATGAGTGA